The Lampris incognitus isolate fLamInc1 chromosome 17, fLamInc1.hap2, whole genome shotgun sequence genome contains a region encoding:
- the LOC130127606 gene encoding tumor necrosis factor receptor superfamily member 12A encodes MAPNVFCALCGFIVAAASAHFYGVNAQKSQCSSSEFWNSDLDVCVPCASCKQYPKTPSCNTCRPVYVEETSDVWRLAAITSFSVLAVVLVGAALIIGVMVHRHKSQKRPLREPIEETAGPLYQA; translated from the exons ATGGCCCCGAACGTCTTCTGCGCGCTGTGCGGATTTATCGTCGCCGCCGCCTCGGCGCATTTCTACGGCGTAAACGCGCAGAAAA GCCAGTGCAGCAGTTCAGAGTTTTGGAATTCAGATTTGGATGTTTGTGTCCCGTGTGCGTCATGCAAGCAGTACCCAAAGACCCCATCctgtaacacat GTAGACCTGTATATGTAGAGGAGACGTCCGACGTGTGGCGGCTAGCGGCCATCACCAGTTTCTCGGTGCTCGCCGTCGTGCTGGTCGGGGCCGCGTTGATTATCGGAGTCATGGTCCATCGGCACAAGTCGCAGAAACGACCTCTACGGG AACCCATCGAAGAAACCGCGGGGCCACTTTATCAAGCATAA
- the znf646 gene encoding zinc finger protein 646, whose amino-acid sequence MAMQEPGRTKGFPCKQCGMVCSSMPSLIEHMDTHIQQDEDRKFKCDECGRGYRHAGSLANHKKTHDVGTFECQICGKENTNALALKSHLRSHTSQKKYSCMECGKSFRLASQLATHERVHLSRQAKVQSFRRVGCEYSTAENRDADDSLNFDEQSASMGMSVENSPGEDEGEQADDVETFDNTANRPFKCDLCDKSYIHLRSLTNHKKTHQVGMFECTICFKLFNNMAALYSHQRTHKTKGGAGPVSVGSAYADTPPDTFSSRSQDAPENFCHLCQVLFPNDEEFQEHIQMHNSSSVSFGHHDLVQENHSMSYESSIASPGSNFYASPINNGPPVSSMDNHGDFDPPRGQVINNGHIYSDCSSSQTSSRGNAQAELLDAEAFSPTLAQPHATADAAEMEENFAADSSERRFKCEICGKSYRHSGSLINHKRSHQVGIYQCSICRKSYPHLAALRSHLRLHKSQPSSFSLSSDGDWLSSEPLTLDNQQGGFPSQEGEEEEGDNTGALLGLEQENTSDQSNQALYHEQFNQDYSQDENIHLPHHQHLMQRHMCADCGETFADIAGIKSHSCPLLQQQHTATTNGYSTNMNFQESNRECAIGNHEPNAVFRGLNGSQDQSFFGEHDFHDDMSNEHLNGGVDGHEADEEDEDDDGDLYQCSVCGNSYTSMRALRSHLRGHTQSHATPASSGSSSMSSHEEVKDEEGGEMIICSTCGESFTRRQDLIAHQLLHSQAMADNAQHISQSRSSAGKEDAQSIICGSCGIFCTSYRHLQSHNCPTQRKPESANHEEEMKANTGTNSVEAGPIKENIDDEDRQYKCDQCGRSYRHAGSLLNHKKSHKTGVFRCLVCQKRFYNLLALKNHQRSHFDVKRHACHECGKAFKIQKQLLNHLRRHKENQAKIQELNNQIQTLMQMNGSNSNGGKPFLSPRSNLTRRHRQPSQDRANLSASVKSEDASDIRPFACDQCGRTYRHAGSLVNHRKSHKTGEYCCSVCNNTYSNQLAMKNHLRTHFAYKKHSCQNCGRGFRGKKQLLAHVCTHLRRDGLVGSRGLKTRAFKCKECKQAFLSLEQLTAHACNGRLDNRNPQAATAQSKEERPFTCNICNRSYRHAGSLLNHKNTHKTGHFSCTFCSKPFTNPMALRNHTRIHTQKKKYVCLTCGKAFRLASILHNHQKVHSRAAGHFSCPTCGKSFQGRSGLKRHRCHRVRDNSTRGTIHHSEAGDKCFMCDLCGRSYRHAGSLLNHKKTHSENLHHCTLCLQTFPDPLTLQIHSQMKRHCCPECGKTFCLTSHLQSHMELHSKDRSVLCSLCQQSFPNTVSYQQHQELHHRSQGHYSQQNMDNNLCWSSSMGLEGMTKLAHPTLSHMQGGVSELQENQEAPSGIEEKSHVCEHCGRTYRHAGSLLNHKNSHKTGSFSCSVCHKEFTNLMALKNHRRIHIEPKRYQCLECGKAFRVSTQLICHRRIHTKEKPFACLLCHKSFSSKSNLRHHQRMHQSSQTYDSSFSMDTNSFMDLDMGSFL is encoded by the exons ATGGCAATGCAGGAGCCAGGCAGGACAAAAGGATTTCCTTGCAAACAGTGTGGCATGGTGTGTTCCAGTATGCCCAGCCTCATAGAACACATGGATACACATATCCAACAGGACGAGGACCGCAAATTCAAATGTGATGAGTGTGGGCGGGGCTATAGGCATGCCGGTAGCCTGGCCAACCACAAAAAGACACACGATGTGGGCACTTTTGAGTGTCAGATATGTGGCAAAGAGAACACTAATGCTTTGGCCTTGAAAAGTCACCTCCGCAGTCATACCTCCCAGAAGAAGTATTCCTGTATGGAATGTGGAAAGTCCTTCCGCCTGGCTTCCCAGCTGGCTACCCATGAGCGCGTTCATCTCTCCAGGCAAGCAAAGGTGCAGTCATTCAGGAGGGTGGGATGTGAGTACAGCACAGCTGAAAATAGAGATGCTGATGACTCACTTAATTTTGACGAGCAGTCAGCCAGCATGGGAATGTCTGTAGAAAACAGCCCTGGTGAAGATGAGGGGGAGCAAGCTGATGATGTGGAAACCTTTGACAACACAGCGAATCGGCCTTTTAAATGCGATTTGTGTGACAAATCTTACATCCACCTGCGAAGCCTGACCAATCACAAAAAGACTCATCAGGTGGGGATGTTTGAATGCACCATCTGTTTCAAGCTGTTCAATAACATGGCAGCCCTCTATAGCCACCAGAGAACTCATAAAACCAAGGGGGGCGCGGGCCCTGTCTCAGTGGGATCAGCCTATGCTGACACACCACCAGACACATTCTCATCTCGCAGCCAAGATGCACCAGAAAATTTCTGCCACCTGTGCCAAGTGCTATTCCCCAACGATGAGGAGTTCCAGGAGCACATCCAGATGCATAATTCTTCCTCTGTGTCCTTTGGCCACCACGACTTGGTACAAGAGAACCACAGTATGTCTTATGAAAGCAGTATTGCATCTCCCGGGTCAAATTTTTATGCATCCCCCATAAATAATGGTCCACCTGTATCATCAATGGATAATCATGGAGATTTTGATCCTCCTAGGGGTCAGGTTATTAATAACGGCCATATTTACTCTGATTGTTCAAGTAGTCAAACATCTTCCAGAGGGAATGCTCAAGCAGAGCTCTTGGATGCTGAGGCTTTCAGTCCCACCCTGGCTCAGCCACATGCCACTGCCGATGCAGCTGAGATGGAGGAGAACTTTGCTGCAGACTCCAGTGAGCGGCGCTTCAAATGTGAGATCTGCGGGAAGAGCTATCGTCACTCAGGGAGTCTCATTAACCACAAGAGGTCCCATCAGGTGGGGATCTATCAGTGCTCCATCTGCAGGAAGAGCTATCCTCACCTAGCAGCTCTCAGGAGCCACCTCCGCCTCCACAAGTCTCAGCCGTCCTCCTTTAGCCTGAGCAGCGATGGGGACTGGCTGTCCTCAGAGCCCCTGACCTTGGACAACCAGCAGGGAGGTTTTCCCTctcaggagggagaggaggaggagggtgataATACTGGAGCTTTGCTTGGTTTGGAACAGGAGAATACATCCGACCAAAGTAACCAGGCTTTGTACCATGAGCAGTTTAATCAGGACTATTCCCAGGACGAGAACATACATCTACCTCACCACCAACATCTGATGCAGAGGCATATGTGTGCAGACTGTGGAGAGACTTTTGCAGACATCGCAGGCATCAAGTCTCACAGCTGCCCATTGCTACAGCAGCAGCACACAGCCACTACCAATGGCTACAGCACCAACATGAATTTCCAGGAAAGCAACAGAGAATGTGCTATTGGAAACCATGAGCCCAATGCAGTGTTCCGTGGTCTGAATGGAAGCCAGGACCAAAGTTTCTTTGGTGAGCATGACTTCCACGACGACATGAGCAATGAACACCTAAATGGAGGCGTGGATGGCCATGAggctgatgaagaggatgaagacgaTGACGGAGATCTCTACCAATGCTCTGTGTGTGGAAACAGCTATACCAGTATGCGGGCCCTGCGGAGCCACTTGCGGGGTCACACCCAGTCCCATGCCACCCCTGCCAGCTCAGGCTCCTCCTCCATGTCCTCTCATGAGGAGGTGAAGGATGAGGAAGGGGGAGAGATGATTATCTGCAGCACATGTGGTGAGAGCTTCACCAGGAGGCAGGACCTGATTGCTCATCAGCTCCTACATAGCCAGGCCATGGCAGACAATGCCCAGCACATCAGCCAAAGTCGCAGCTCTGCAGGCAAGGAGGATGCCCAGAGCATCATCTGTGGCAGCTGTGGCATCTTTTGCACCAGCTACCGCCACCTGCAGAGCCACAACTGCCCGACCCAGAGGAAGCCAGAGTCTGCAAACCACGAAGAGGAAATGAAAGCAAACACTGGTACCAACAGTGTGGAGGCGGGACCCATTAAGGAAAACATTGACGATGAGGATCGTCAGTATAAGTGTGATCAGTGCGGGCGCTCCTACCGACACGCAGGCTCCCTGCTGAACCACAAGAAGTCACACAAGACCGGGGTGTTCCGCTGCCTTGTGTGTCAAAAACGCTTCTACAACCTGCTGGCCCTCAAAAACCACCAAAGGTCCCATTTTGATGTCAAAAG GCATGCCTGTCACGAGTGTGGGAAAGCCTTCAAAATTCAGAAGCAGCTCCTGAACCACTTGCGACGGCACAAGGAGAACCAGGCCAAGATCCAGGAGTTGAACAACCAGATCCAGACCCTCATGCAAATGAATGGGTCCAACTCAAACGGTGGGAAACCGTTCTTGAGTCCACGTTCCAACCTGACCCGGCGGCACCGACAACCCTCTCAAGACAGAGCAAATCTCAGCGCTTCGGTCAAGTCGGAGGATGCGAGTGATATTCGCCCTTTTGCCTGTGACCAGTGCGGCCGCACATATCGCCATGCGGGGAGCCTGGTTAACCACAGGAAGTCGCATAAGACGGGAGAATACTGCTGCTCTGTGTGTAACAACACCTACTCCAATCAACTAGCAATGAAAAACCACCTGCGCACCCACTTTGCTTACAAGAAGCATTCCTGTCAGAACTGTGGTAGGGGCTTCAGGGGGAAGAAGCAGCTTTTGGCCCATGTCTGTACTCACCTCAGGAGGGATGGGCTGGTGGGCTCCAGGGGCCTGAAAACCAGAGCTTTCAAGTGCAAAGAATGTAAACAGGCCTTTCTGTCTTTGGAACAGCTGACAGCCCACGCCTGCAATGGACGCTTGGATAATAGGAACCCACAGGCCGCCACAGCCCAGAGCAAAGAGGAGCGGCCATTCACCTGCAACATATGCAACCGCAGTTACCGGCATGCGGGCAGCCTCCTCAACCACAAGAACACCCACAAGACTGGCCACTTCAGCTGTACCTTCTGCTCCAAGCCCTTCACCAACCCCATGGCCCTACGCAACCACACCCGCATCCACACGCAGAAGAAGAAGTATGTGTGCCTGACATGTGGAAAGGCATTCCGCCTGGCTAGCATCCTTCACAACCACCAGAAGGTCCACAGCCGGGCAGCAGGTCACTTCAGCTGCCCCACCTGTGGGAAGAGCTTCCAGGGCCGGTCGGGGCTTAAGAGACACCGTTGCCATAGGGTTCGGGATAACTCCACAAGAGGCACCATCCATCATTCTGAGGCAGGAGACAAATGCTTCAT GTGTGACCTGTGTGGTCGCTCTTACCGTCACGCTGGCTCCCTGCTCAACCATAAGAAGACACACTCAGAGAACCTCCACCACTGCACCCTGTGTCTACAGACCTTCCCTGACCCCCTCACGCTGCAGATCCACTCCCAGATGAAGCGCCACTGCTGCCCTGAGTGCGGCAAGACCTTCTGTTTGACATCCCACCTCCAGAGCCACATGGAACTCCACTCCAAGGACCGGTCGGTTCTCTGCAGCCTGTGCCAGCAGAGTTTTCCCAACACAGTGAGCTACCAACAACACCAGGAACTGCACCACAGGTCGCAGGGCCACTATTCCCAACAGAACATGGACAACAACCTCTGCTGGAGCTCCAGCATGGGGCTTGAGGGGATGACCAAGCTGGCCCATCCTACTCTGTCCCACATGCAGGGCGGTGTCTCTGAACTGCAGGAGAACCAGGAGGCGCCCAGTGGCATAGAAGAGAAGAGCCACGTGTGCGAGCACTGCGGCCGCACCTATCGGCACGCCGGCTCCCTGCTCAACCACAAGAACAGCCACAAGACTGGTTCCTTCTCCTGCTCTGTCTGCCATAAGGAGTTCACCAATCTCATGGCACTTAAGAACCACCGGCGGATCCACATCGAACCCAAGCGCTACCAATGCCTGGAGTGTGGTAAGGCCTTCCGCGTGTCCACTCAGCTGATCTGCCACCGCCGAATCCACACCAAAGAGAAGCCCTTTGCCTGCCTGCTGTGCCACAAGAGCTTTTCCAGTAAGTCCAACTTGAGGCACCATCAGAGGATGCATCAGAGCTCCCAGACCTATGACTCCTCCTTCAGCATGGACACCAACTCCTTCATGGACCTGGACATGGGCTCTTTCCTCTGA
- the znf668 gene encoding zinc finger protein 668, translating to MASPQPGSPPLAEQYTPPSTQSEESQQEEEAVRDKPARKRGRGRPPKAKPSFKCSVCQEAFRSPSALRSHKLSAHSKEGQPEKQQQQQQQQPPQQQQQQQEHACSQCSKTFSSKAQLSKHERSHSAQRPFQCPDCHKAYKTPTELRNHSRSHTGEKPFICTECGKAFMQAICLRIHMTQHSGERPYSCRQCAKSYPTLSKLKVHMRSHTGEKPYFCAECGKSFADPSVFRKHRRNHQGHRPYACEECGKTYTELKDLKNHERSHTGEKPYLCSDCGKAFSRSSSLACHQRIHSQSKPYQCEQCGKGFTQLSSYQSHLRTHSGEKPFLCPQCGKMFSDPSSFRRHQRAHLGFKPYPCDKCSKRFRQPADLAVHERVHSGERPYKCQSCDKAFVASWDLRRHMLVHTGLRPFSCTECDKSFAERSSLNKHRRVHSGERPFKCEECFKSFVVSSSLRKHERTHLAERSEQQQQQQQQQQQQGTVPGSGSAPAFPAPTTLPQFSCTQCDATFGTWDEVQAHESAHTVLDPSDVSKVVPMGPHVCETCQAEFAQLADLQEHEKQHPKPRPHICGNCGKGFLNKAGLRKHQKIHSANKPHTCPHCGKAFLFAAYLRKHLRTHPQHCVATQMTDLNIIQHTDPLPSPPPPIEVSPTTIEPGAISLAVPVTVPVTAFQTLPEYLVKEEGL from the coding sequence ATGGCCTCTCCCCAACCAGGCAGCCCACCGCTGGCAGAGCAATACACCCCTCCTTCAACACAGAGTGAGGAAAGCCAACAGGAAGAAGAGGCGGTTAGGGACAAGCCTGCAAGAAAGCGAGGGAGAGGCAGACCCCCAAAAGCCAAGCCCTCCTTCAAATGCTCTGTGTGTCAAGAGGCTTTCAGGAGTCCCTCAGCCTTACGGAGCCACAAGCTCTCAGCGCACAGTAAGGAAGGCCAGCCGGagaagcaacagcagcagcagcagcagcagccgccgcagcagcagcagcagcagcaggaacaTGCATGTTCACAGTGTAGTAAAACATTCTCCAGCAAGGCCCAGCTCTCCAAACATGAGCGCTCTCACTCAGCCCAGCGGCCCTTTCAGTGTCCTGACTGCCACAAGGCGTACAAAACGCCCACCGAACTACGCAACCACAGCCGTTCCCACACCGGGGAGAAGCCCTTCATCTGCACGGAGTGTGGAAAGGCCTTCATGCAGGCCATTTGTCTGCGGATTCACATGACACAGCATAGCGGGGAGCGCCCCTACTCTTGCCGCCAGTGTGCCAAGAGCTACCCCACCCTGTCCAAGCTGAAGGTGCACATGCGCTCGCACACGGGTGAGAAGCCCTACTTCTGTGCTGAGTGTGGCAAGAGCTTCGCTGACCCCTCGGTGTTCAGGAAGCACCGGCGCAACCACCAGGGCCACCGGCCGTATGCCTGTGAGGAGTGTGGGAAAACGTACACAGAGCTGAAAGACCTGAAGAACCATGAGCGCTCACACACAGGGGAGAAGCCCTACCTGTGCTCTGACTGCGGTAAGGCCttctcccgctcctcctccctGGCCTGCCACCAACGCATCCACTCTCAGAGTAAGCCCTACCAGTGTGAGCAGTGTGGGAAGGGCTTCACTCAGCTGTCCTCCTACCAGTCCCACCTCCGCACCCACTCTGGAGAGAAGCCCTTCCTCTGCCCACAGTGTGGAAAGATGTTCTCTGACCCCTCTAGCTTCCGCCGTCACCAGAGAGCCCACTTGGGTTTTAAGCCGTACCCTTGCGACAAGTGTTCCAAGAGGTTCCGGCAGCCAGCAGACCTGGCCGTGCATGAGCGGGTGCACTCCGGTGAGCGGCCCTACAAGTGCCAGAGCTGTGATAAGGCCTTTGTGGCCTCTTGGGACCTGCGGCGCCACATGCTCGTGCACACGGGCCTCAGGCCATTCTCGTGCACAGAGTGCGACAAGTCATTTGCCGAGCGCTCCAGCCTCAACAAGCATCGGCGGGTGCACTCTGGCGAGCGCCCGTTCAAATGTGAGGAATGCTTCAAGTCATTTGTAGTCTCATCAAGCTTGCGCAAACATGAGAGGACTCACCTGGCCGAGCGCTctgaacaacaacagcaacaacaacaacaacagcagcagcaggggaCAGTCCCTGGGTCCGGATCAGCACCAGCCTTCCCCGCTCCTACCACCCTGCCCCAGTTCTCCTGTACTCAGTGTGATGCCACATTTGGAACCTGGGATGAAGTGCAGGCCCATGAGAGTGCTCACACTGTGCTGGACCCCTCTGATGTTTCCAAAGTTGTTCCCATGGGCCCTCATGTCTGTGAGACCTGCCAGGCAGAGTTTGCGCAGCTGGCAGATTTACAGGAGCATGAGAAGCAGCACCCCAAGCCAAGGCCTCACATCTGCGGCAACTGTGGCAAAGGCTTCCTCAACAAGGCTGGACTGCGCAAGCACCAGAAGATCCACTCGGCCAACAAACCTCACACCTGCCCTCATTGTGGAAAGGCCTTCTTGTTTGCTGCTTATCTCCGCAAGCACTTACGGACGCATCCGCAACACTGTGTGGCGACCCAGATGACCGACCTGAACATTATTCAGCACACGgaccctctcccctctcccccacctCCCATTGAAGTCTCCCCCACCACCATTGAACCCGGTGCGATATCTCTGGCGGTTCCCGTCACTGTGCCCGTCACTGCCTTTCAGACCCTGCCAGAATATTTAGTTAAGGAGGAGGGACTCTGA